The Paramixta manurensis region TTGGGATTGCGCGCAGGCCGAACTGGGCGGCAACCATTTGTTCTTTATCGCAGTCGAGTTTCGCCAGAATAAACTGACCGGCGTACTCTTGAGCCAAACTTTCCAGCACCGGCGTCAGTTGCTGGCAATGCTGGCTACGGTCAGACCAAAAGTAAAACAACACTGGCGTGGTCATAGACTGTTCCAGCGTTTGCTGCAGGTTGGTTTCGTTGACGTTGATAATCGAAGCGTTTGGTGACATGAATGCGTCTCTTTTTTTGATGACTTTGTAACGATATTGGGGCGTTACGCCTGGCTTCAAGCTATTCCGGCGACTTGACGCGTAAAATGCGATCAAGCATCCAGCCTGGCAGTAAACGCCGTAAAATACTCATGGCGTGCGCCACCAGGGTGACCGGATAACGCAGGCGCGGATGTTTACTCTCTAAAGCATGGCGTAGTTTTGGCAGAATCGCCTGCGGCGGCAAGGTAAATCGCGCCGCAATGCCAGGGTTTTTAACCGGCTTATCCTGCTGTGTCTGGCTCACGTTGGCGGTAAAACGTGAGTGAATTGGGCCCGGCTCAATCAGGCTGACACGCACGCCGCTGCCGCGCAGCTCCATGCGTAACGCGTCGGACCAGGCTTCAAGCGCATATTTACTGGCGGCATAGGCGCCGCGTCCCGGCGTGGAAACCAGCCCCAGCACCGAGCTGGTATTAATAATGCGGGCATCGCCGCTGGCCTTGAGCGCCGGTAATAACAGCACGGTTAATTGGTGTGTCCCGAAAAAATTGGTAGCAAACTGCTGCTCCAACTGTTGGCGCGACAGCGAGTGCAGAGGGCCATACACGCCAAATCCGCCATTATTGAACAGGGCATACAGATGATTTCCGGTGAGTTCAATCACTTGCTGTGCGGCGCGCGCCACACTTTCCTCATCGGCTAAATCCAGCAGAACACCGGTAAAGCCGAGAGTCTCCATCCTGGCGACATCTTCCGCTTTCCGGCAGGCCGCCAGCACCCGATAGCCTCGCTGCAATAAATCATTGGCCGCCACCAGGCCAATGCCGCTGGAGCAGCCAGTAATTAAAACGTTTTTTTGCATAACTTTACCTGTTAACAATCCCGGTTTTCCGTCACTCATGCTTAACTAGAAAGGCTCGTCTTATTGCGAGCCTGTTTGACCACCTGAATGGGCTGGGGATGGATGTTGCACCAGAGGGGCTAACGTTTTCGCCATCAGGTCGGCAATGAAAGGCTGCGCATCCGGGTTAGGATGAATACCGTCCCGTTGCATCCATTGTGGTTTTAAATAAACCTGCTCCATAAAAAAAGGCAGCAATGGAATATTGAATTCCTGCGCCAGCTTTGGATAGATCCCGCTGAAAGCCTCAGTATAACGGCGGCCGTAGTTAGGCGGTAAGCGGATCTGCATCAACAGCGGTTGCGCGTTGGCCGCTTTGACGTCGTTAATAATGGTACGTAGATCTTGCTCCACGTTTTGCGGCGGGAAACCCAGCAAACCATCGTTACCGCCTAATTCAATCAGCACCCATTGCGGTTGATGTTGTTTGAGTAATGCCGGTAAACGCGCCAAGGCTTGTGCGGCGGTATTGCCGCTAATGCTGGCGTTAATCACCTGCGGTTGCTGCTGCCATTGTTTATCCAGCAGCGCGGGCCAGGCGGCAGCGGCAGACATTTGATAACCGGCGCTTAGGCTATCCCCAAGTATCATCAGCGTATTCGCCGACGCGACACGCGTCAGTAGCAGCAATAATAACAGGAAAGGATAATGCCAGCGGAAAACATTCTTGAAGTTCATCATCTTAGTAAGTCCGTCGGTCAGGGAGAGCATCAACTGACCATCCTTACCGGAGTTGAGCTGGTTGTCAAACCGGCTGAAAGTATTGCCCTGATTGGCGAGTCAGGTTCCGGAAAATCAACCTTGTTAGGTATCTTGGCAGGCCTGGATGATGGCAGCGAGGGCGAGGTTTTTATGTTCGGGCAACCGCTGCACCAGATGGATGAAGAGCAACGCGCGACGCTACGAGCGAAAAATGTCGGCTTTGTTTTTCAGTCATTTATGCTAGTACCGACGCTTAATGCTCTGGAAAACGTACAGTTACCGGCGCTGTTGCGTGGAGAGAACGATAAACAAAGCCGTGAACAAGCGCGGGCGTTATTAACGCAACTGGGCCTGGCAGGGCGTTTAGCGCATCTTCCCGCTCAGCTTTCGGGCGGCGAACAGCAACGTGTGGCATTGGCACGCGCCTTCAACGGCCAGCCAGGACTCCTGTTTGCCGATGAACCGACCGGGAACCTCGATCGTAATACTGGCGATCGGATCGCCGATCTGATGTTTTCGCTCAACCGCGACTTTTCTACCACGCTTATTTTGGTAACGCATGATGAACAACTGGCGGCGCGCTGCGATCGCCGTCTGCGCCTGCGCGATGGAAAATTGTGGGAGGAAGTATGATTTGGCGCTGGTTCTGGCGCGAATGGCGGTCGCCATCGTTACTGATCGTCTGGATGGCGCTGACGCTGGCGGTAGCTTGTGTGCTGGCGTTAGGGTCGCTGAGCGATCGGATGGAGAAGGGGTTAACGCAGCAAAGCCGTGATTTTATGGCGGGTGACAGAACGCTGCGTAGCGCGCGTGAAGTGCCGCAAGCGTGGCTTGATCAGGCGCGTACGGACGGGCTGCGTAGCGGAAAGCAACTGACATTTGTCACCATGACCTTTGCCGGTAATACGCCGCAACTGGCGGCGATTAAAGCGGTTGATGACCTGTACCCGATGTATGGTCAACTCACTACTCGCCCGGCCCATCTCAAACCGGCCGCGGGCACGGTGCTGGCTTCACCGCGCCTGATGGCATTACTGAATTTAAAAGTGGGCGATGCGCTGGATGTCGGTGATACCACGCTGCGGGTTGCCGGGGAAGTATTGCAAGAGCCAGATAGCGGGTTTAACCCATTTGAAACTGCTCCGCGCCTGATGATGAACCTGGCGGATGTGCCTAAAACCGGTGCGGTACAGCCGGGAAGTCGGTTAACGTGGCGCTATAAATTTTCCGGTACGCCTGCCCAACTTAGCCGTTATGACAGCTATATCAGCGGGCAAATAAAACCGGGCCAACAGTGGATTAGCGTTGAGAATTCGGAGGATGCGTTAGGCCGCTCAATGCAACGTGCGCAACAGTTTTTATTGCTCTCTGCGCTATTAACGCTGCTGTTGGCGATTGCCGCCGTGGCGGTTGCGATGAGCCATTATTGTCGCAGCCGTTATGACTTGGTGGCGGTTTTAAAAACGCTTGGTGCTAACCGTGCCGCGTTACGTAAACTCATCGTCGGGCAGTGGTTGGCGATTTTGTTGCTAGCGGCTATTTCAGGCGGCCTGATTGGGCAAGCATTCGAGACGATTTTATTAACCCTGCTGCGGCCGGTGTTGCCGGGCGAGTTGCCGCCAGCCAGCTTTTGGCCGTGGTTGTGGGCGGTAGGTACGTTGTTTGTTATTTCGCTAATTGTCGGGCTGCGGCCTTATCGCTTATTGCTGGCGACCCAGCCACTACGCGTGCTTCGGCGCGATAGTGTCGCCCGGATTTGGCCACTGAAATTTTATTTGCCGGTGATGGCGGTGGCGATAGTGGGGTTACTGGCGCTGTTGGTTGGCGGCAGTAAACTGCTGTGGGCATTAGTTGCCGGCATGGTGTTGCTGGCGGTATTGCTTGGCGCTATCGGTTGGGGCGGCTTAATGCTGCTCCGCAAGCTGGTGGTGCGTAATCTGGCGTTTCGTCTGGCGGTTAATCGCCTGCTGCGCCAGCCATGGACCACGCTCAGCCAACTGGCAGCCTTCTCCTTATCCTTTATGTTGTTGGCGCTGCTGCTGGTGATGCGTGGTGATTTGTTGGAGCGCTGGCAACAGCAGTTACCGCCGAATAGCCCGAACTATTTCTTGCTCAATATGACGCAGGATCAGGTGCCGCAGGTCGAAAAATTCCTCACGCAACACCAGATAACGCCGCAGACTGCGTATCCGATCGCGCGGGTAAGGTTAACGGAGATTAAAGGGAAAGCCGCTGATCCAACCAAGGATAATGCGCTTAATCGTGAGCTGAACCTGACGTGGCTGGAAAAACGGCCCGATCATAACCCGCTGGTGGCGGGGTACTGGCCGCCCAAAAAAGGTGAGGTATCCATGGAGGTTGAGCTAGCTGAACGCCTGGGCGTGAAGCTCGGTGATACCTTGACCTTTAGCGGGGATACGCAGACGTTTAGCGCCAAAATAACCAGCCTGCGTAAAGTGGATTGGGAAAGCCTGCGACCCAACTTTTTCTTTATCTTCCCGCCGGGCGCGCTGGATGCGCAACCGCAAACCTGGCTAACCAGCTTTCGGATGGATAACCATCCGACATTACTGGCGCAGATAAATCGACAGTTTCCGACGTTAAGTCTGCTGGATATCGGCAGTATTATGCGGCAGATCGGGCAAGTGCTGGCGCAAGTGAGCCAGGCGCTGGAGATTATGGTGATTTTGGTGACTGCCTGTGGCGTCTTGCTGTTATTGGCGCAGGTCCAGGTTGGAATGCGGCAACGGCGGCAGGAGTTGGTCGTCTGGCGCACGCTGGGCGCATCAAAACGTTTGCTGCGCGCTACGCTGTGGTGTGAGTTCGCACTATTGGGCGTGGTGTCTGGCGTTGCCGCCGCGCTCGGCGCAGAGGTGGCGCTGTGGGGCTTGCAGCGAAAAGTGTTTGATTTTCCCTGGCAGCCTGACTGGGTGTTATGGGTAGCGTTGCCGCTGACCGGCGCGCTGCTGCTATCGTTGTGCGGTGGCTGGTTAGGCGTAAGGTTACTAAAAGGGAAGGCGCTGTTTCGTCATTTTGACAGCGCATAAGCGTTTACTGCGGCATACCACTTCCGGTGCCGCAGTGCGTCTCTAAGGGCGAGGCGTACCTCGCCGCTAATATTTACGCCAGCTTACCTACCGCCCACGCAATCCCACTGGCATACTCCGGCGGCAAGCGGGGCGTCAGGCCTTGTAACGCGGCGGCGAGGGCGGTTGGGTCAGGATGGTTCAGGTTCAAATGCCCCACTTTACGTCCCGCCCGCACCTCTTTTTCATACCAATGCAGATGCACCAGTGGCTCCTGCAACCAGGCAAGATTGACCGCAGTACCAATGAGATTCACCATGACCGATGGCGCACTGACCACCGGTTGCGGCAGAGGTAGATCCAGCACCGCGCGAAGATGCAGTTCGAATTGGCTGATGGAGGCGCCATTTTGCGTCCAGTGGCCGCTATTATGCACGCGCGGAGCCAGCTCATTGATCAATAAGCCTTCCGGCACCACGAAACACTCCATCGCCATTACGCCAACATAGCCTAACTCATCCATGATGGCGGTCAGCATCCGCTCTGCCTGTTGCTGTTGAGCCGGGTTTGGCTGCGGGAATGCCACGCTGGTACGTAAAATGCCGTCCTGATGCAGGTTATGAGTCAACGGATAAAACACCGTTTTCCCCTGCCGGCTACGCGCGCCAACCAGCGACACCTCACCGGAGAAGGCGATGCCCTGTTCAACAATGCAATTACCATAGCACTCGGTAGGCAGAGTGCCGGTTTCAGTCGCGCGTAAACGCCACTGACCGCGCCCGTCATAGCCGCCGGTGCGGCTTTTCACAATTGCCAGTTCACCCAGCGCAGCGAAAACCTGTGGCCACTGTTCGGCGCCAGCCAGTAATTGCCAGGGCGCGGTCGCCAGCCCCAGCGAATCCAGCAATTGTTTTTGCGTTAAACGGTCGGCGAGACGTGGGAAAATATCCCGGTTAACAAACTCAGGGTGACGCGCCAATTCACGGGTTAACGGCGTTTCCGGCCAGCGCTCTATTTCGGCGGTAATCACGCTTTGCTGTTGCGGCAAGCTTTCGGGTTCTGCATCCAACCCTACCGGATAAACGGCAATGCCTAATGGCTCGCCCGCCTGGCGCAGCATACGGCCGAGTTGACCGTTGCCCAACACACAAACTGGCTTCATGCGTCCTCCCGCGGGTCCGGATGATTCAAAACCTCATCGGTTTGCGCCTGACGCCACTCGGCAAGACGCTGGGCCAGCGCCGGGTCGTGGATTGCGAGGATCTGTGCCGCCAACAGCGCAGCATTCGCCGCGCCAGCCTTGCCGATCGCCAAGGTACCAACCGGGATCCCACGCGGCATTTGCACAATAGAGTACAAACTATCCACGCCGCTTAATGCCGCACTTTGCACCGGTACGCCAAGTACCGGCACCAGCGTTTTGGCGGCCAACATACCGGGCAGATGCGCCGCGCCGCCTGCGCCCGCGATGATCACCTGAAAACCGTTATCTGCTGCGCTCTCAGCAAAACTAAACAGTTTGTCAGGCGTACGATGCGCGGAAACCACCTCAATATGGCAGGGAACGGACAAACTATTTAGAACTTCCGCAGCGAATTGCAGGGTTGCCCAGTCACTTTTGGAACCCATAACGATGGCAATACGAGCCGGGGCGGCGTTGGATGACATGCGGATTTGACTCCTGTGATTGTACAAACTTCACCCAGGCGCGTTTACGCACGGGCTGAGAAGGGCACAGAGAATAGCATGACTCGACGGCAAGGAAAACGGTTGCGTCGAGGGAAAACGCCAGCTTTTCGGCGACAAAAATCGCTTAAAACGGAAAAGAAATCAGGCTGACGCCTTGCGCATCAACCTGAATCATTGAGCCTTGTTGATGCCATGCGCCCAACACCACGCGCTCCACCACTTCACCCTTCAGATTGAGCGAATGGACCGCCGGACGATGCGTATGCCCGTGGATTAACCACTGCGCCTGATAGCGTTCGAACGCATCCTGCACTGCCGCAGCGTTGACATCCATTATTGCTTCAGATTTATGGCGATTGGCTTGTTGACTGTCGGCCCGCATCCGCGCGGCAATGCGCTGCCGGATAAAGAGTGGCAGCGCCAAAAAGAGCTTTTGCAGCCAGCGCTGATGCACTTTTTGGCGAAAGCGTTGATAGTTAGCATCATCGGTACATAACGTATCGCCATGCATAATCAGGATTCGTTTACCGTACAACTCTAGCAACTGCTCTTCCGGTAACAACGTCATGCCGCTGGCGTGGGCGAAACGGTGGCCGAGCAAAAAATCACGGTTACCATGAATGAACCACACGGGTACACCTTGCTGCCGTACGGCCAACAGCGCGGCGGCGATCTCGGCGTGAAGGGGGTTGGGATCATCATCACCGATCCAGGCTTCAAACAGATCGCCCAGAATGTACAGCGCGTCGGCCTGTGGCGCTTCGCGCTGTAAAAAACGCAGAAAACCGGCAGTAATTGCCGGTTCTTCCTGACACAGATGTAAATCTGCGATAAATAGCGTGCGTGACATTACTCGCTAACGGTCACTTTCTGGATCACCACGTCTTCTTTGGGTACATCCTGATGCATACCGCTACGACCTGTGGAGACAGCTTTAATCTTTTCCACTACATCCATGCCTTCCACCACTTCGGCGAACACGCAGTAACCCCAGCCTTGCAGGCTCTCATCGCGGAAGTTCAGGAAATCATTATCGGCAACGTTAATAAAAAACTGCGCGGTGGCGGAATGCGGCGCTGAAGTACGCGCCATTGCCAGCGTACCACGGGTGTTTTTCAAGCCATTATTGGCTTCGTTACGGATTTCTTCTTTGGTGTTTTTCTGCTTCATGCCGGGCTCGAAACCGCCGCCCTGAATCATGAACCCGTTGATCACACGGTGAAAGATGGTGTTATCGTAGAAACCTTCACGGCAATAATCCAGGAAGTTTTTAACTGTTGCCGGCGCTTTATCATCAAAGGTTTTGATCACGATATCGCCATGATTCGTCTGGAAAGTAACCATTATCTCGTCCTGTAAAGGTTGGATTATTGAACATCGCAGCCCATAGCGCTAAGGCCGGGCATTTTTACCAGACGCTCCTTATATCATAATTTCGCGCGGTACGTCAGCAAGGCATCGGTTGTCTACCGTTATGCCTTTCCTTGCATTACATCGCGCTTATGTGAAAAATACGTCACAATGTCCTGCCAATTCAGTTTCGTTAACCCGCACACGTCAATACGGAATGTTTCAATGCTAAAGATTTTCAATACCCTGACTCGCCAAAAAGAGGAATTTAAACCGATCCATGCCGGCAGCGTTGGCATGTATGTGTGCGGCATTACCGTTTACGATCTGTGCCATATTGGGCATGGGCGTACTTTTGTTGCTTTTGACGTGGTCGCGCGTTATTTGCGTTATTGCGGTTATTCACTGAAATACGTGCGTAACATCACCGATATCGACGATAAAATCATTAAACGTGCTAACGAGCAGGGCGAGAGCGTGGAAGCGCTGACCAACCGTATGATCGCTGAAATGCACGCGGATTTTGCTGCGCTGAATATTCTGCCGCCCGATCTGGAACCGCGCGCCACGCGCCATATTGATGAAATCATTGAATTGGTGAGCAAGCTGATTGCGCGTGAACACGCCTATGTTGCCAGTAATGGCGATGTGATGTTCGCGGTTGATAGTGATCCGCAGTATGGTTGCCTCTCTCGCCAGGATCTGGAGCAGTTGCAGGCAGGCGCGCGCGTTGAAGTTGCCGATGTTAAACGCAACCCAATGGATTTTGTGTTGTGGAAAATGTCCAAAGCCGATGAGCCAAGTTGGCCTTCACCGTGGGGCGCCGGTCGCCCAGGCTGGCATATTGAATGTTCGGCAATGAACTGCAAGCAGTTAGGCGAACATTTCGATATTCACGGCGGCGGTTCCGACCTGATGTTCCCGCACCACGAAAACGAAATCGCGCAGTCAACTTGTGCTCATGACGGCCCCTATGTGAACTACTGGATGCATTCCGGCATGGTGATGGTTGACCGCGAAAAGATGTCCAAATCATTGAATAACTTTTTCACCGTGCGCGATGTTTTGCAGCATTACGATGCGGAAACCGTGCGTTATTTTCTGATGTCCGGCCACTATCGCAGCCAGTTGAACTACGGCGAAGATAATCTAAAACAGGCACGCGCGGCGCTGGAGCGTCTTTACACCGCGCTACGCCATACCGACGCGAATGCAGCGGTGGCGGGCGGAGAGGCGTTTGAAGCACGTTTCCGTGCGGCAATGGATGATGATTTTAATACGCCAGAAGCCTATTCAGTGCTGTTTGACCTCGCACGTGAAGTTAACCGCCTGAAAAGCGAAGATAGCGCGGCAGCCAACGGGCTGGCGGCGCGTTTGCGTCAGGTGGCGAGCGTCATGGGGCTGTTGGAGCAAGATCCCGAGCAGTTTCTGCAGAGTGGCGCCCAAACTAACGATGATGAAGTGGCGGAAATTGAAGCGCTGATTAAACAGCGCCTTGAGGCACGCCAGGCGAAGGATTGGGCGATGGCGGACCATGCGCGCGATCGCTTAAATGAGATGGGCATTGTGCTGGAAGATGGCCCGCAAGGCACCACCTGGCGCAGGAAATAGCAAAAAAAAGCCGGGTTTCAAACCCGGCTTTTTTTATGCGGTGACGGTAACACGATTACCGTCGAACTCGACCGTTTGACCCGCAAGGATTTTGCAGCGCTTACGCGTCTCAACGGCGCCATCAACGCTAACATAGCCATCGGCGATCAGTGATTTCGCCATTGCGCCGCTTTCAACCCAACCTTCCAGCTTGAGCAGGTCGCACAGGTCAACGTGCGGATGTTTACCTAAAGAGAATGTCGCCATTATGCTCCCTCGCTATCGTGATACTCTTCACACGCTTTCAGCGTATTCTCAATTAATGTGGCAACGGTCATCGGGCCAACGCCGCCTGGCACTGGCGTGATGTAAGATGCGCGTTCTGACGCCGCATCAAAATCTACATCGCCCACCACCTTACCGCTTTCCAGACGATTAATTCCCACATCGATAACAATCGCTCCGGGTTTAATCCATTCGCCAGGAATAAAACCCGGCTTACCAACGGCAACGATCAATAAATCGGCATGCTCAATGTGATGACGCAAATCCTTCGTGAAGCGGTGGGTAACGGTGGTGGTACAACCCGCCAGCAGTAACTCCATACTCATCGGCCGCCCGACGATATTTGAGGCGCCGACCACCACCGCATTAAGGCCATATGTATCAATATTATAGCGCTCAAGCAGTGTGACGATGCCGCGCGGCGTACAAGGGCGCAGCTTAGGTGCGCGTTGGCATAAACGCCCGACGTTATAAGGATGGAAGCCGTCAACGTCTTTATCCGGCGTGATGCGTTCCAGTACTTTGGTGTTATCGATACCGGCTGGTAACGGCAGTTGCACCAGAATACCGTCGATTTCACCGTCGTTATTTAGCGCATCGATTAAATCGAGTAGCTCCGCCTCGGACGTGGTTGCCGGGAGATTATACGCCCGAGAAACAAACCCCACCTCTTCACAGGCCCGGCGCTTATTAGCGACATAAATTTGCGATG contains the following coding sequences:
- a CDS encoding SDR family oxidoreductase, whose amino-acid sequence is MQKNVLITGCSSGIGLVAANDLLQRGYRVLAACRKAEDVARMETLGFTGVLLDLADEESVARAAQQVIELTGNHLYALFNNGGFGVYGPLHSLSRQQLEQQFATNFFGTHQLTVLLLPALKASGDARIINTSSVLGLVSTPGRGAYAASKYALEAWSDALRMELRGSGVRVSLIEPGPIHSRFTANVSQTQQDKPVKNPGIAARFTLPPQAILPKLRHALESKHPRLRYPVTLVAHAMSILRRLLPGWMLDRILRVKSPE
- the tesA gene encoding multifunctional acyl-CoA thioesterase I/protease I/lysophospholipase L1; this translates as MMNFKNVFRWHYPFLLLLLLLTRVASANTLMILGDSLSAGYQMSAAAAWPALLDKQWQQQPQVINASISGNTAAQALARLPALLKQHQPQWVLIELGGNDGLLGFPPQNVEQDLRTIINDVKAANAQPLLMQIRLPPNYGRRYTEAFSGIYPKLAQEFNIPLLPFFMEQVYLKPQWMQRDGIHPNPDAQPFIADLMAKTLAPLVQHPSPAHSGGQTGSQ
- the ybbA gene encoding putative ABC transporter ATP-binding protein YbbA — protein: MPAENILEVHHLSKSVGQGEHQLTILTGVELVVKPAESIALIGESGSGKSTLLGILAGLDDGSEGEVFMFGQPLHQMDEEQRATLRAKNVGFVFQSFMLVPTLNALENVQLPALLRGENDKQSREQARALLTQLGLAGRLAHLPAQLSGGEQQRVALARAFNGQPGLLFADEPTGNLDRNTGDRIADLMFSLNRDFSTTLILVTHDEQLAARCDRRLRLRDGKLWEEV
- the ybbP gene encoding putative ABC transporter permease subunit YbbP, yielding MIWRWFWREWRSPSLLIVWMALTLAVACVLALGSLSDRMEKGLTQQSRDFMAGDRTLRSAREVPQAWLDQARTDGLRSGKQLTFVTMTFAGNTPQLAAIKAVDDLYPMYGQLTTRPAHLKPAAGTVLASPRLMALLNLKVGDALDVGDTTLRVAGEVLQEPDSGFNPFETAPRLMMNLADVPKTGAVQPGSRLTWRYKFSGTPAQLSRYDSYISGQIKPGQQWISVENSEDALGRSMQRAQQFLLLSALLTLLLAIAAVAVAMSHYCRSRYDLVAVLKTLGANRAALRKLIVGQWLAILLLAAISGGLIGQAFETILLTLLRPVLPGELPPASFWPWLWAVGTLFVISLIVGLRPYRLLLATQPLRVLRRDSVARIWPLKFYLPVMAVAIVGLLALLVGGSKLLWALVAGMVLLAVLLGAIGWGGLMLLRKLVVRNLAFRLAVNRLLRQPWTTLSQLAAFSLSFMLLALLLVMRGDLLERWQQQLPPNSPNYFLLNMTQDQVPQVEKFLTQHQITPQTAYPIARVRLTEIKGKAADPTKDNALNRELNLTWLEKRPDHNPLVAGYWPPKKGEVSMEVELAERLGVKLGDTLTFSGDTQTFSAKITSLRKVDWESLRPNFFFIFPPGALDAQPQTWLTSFRMDNHPTLLAQINRQFPTLSLLDIGSIMRQIGQVLAQVSQALEIMVILVTACGVLLLLAQVQVGMRQRRQELVVWRTLGASKRLLRATLWCEFALLGVVSGVAAALGAEVALWGLQRKVFDFPWQPDWVLWVALPLTGALLLSLCGGWLGVRLLKGKALFRHFDSA
- the purK gene encoding 5-(carboxyamino)imidazole ribonucleotide synthase; translated protein: MKPVCVLGNGQLGRMLRQAGEPLGIAVYPVGLDAEPESLPQQQSVITAEIERWPETPLTRELARHPEFVNRDIFPRLADRLTQKQLLDSLGLATAPWQLLAGAEQWPQVFAALGELAIVKSRTGGYDGRGQWRLRATETGTLPTECYGNCIVEQGIAFSGEVSLVGARSRQGKTVFYPLTHNLHQDGILRTSVAFPQPNPAQQQQAERMLTAIMDELGYVGVMAMECFVVPEGLLINELAPRVHNSGHWTQNGASISQFELHLRAVLDLPLPQPVVSAPSVMVNLIGTAVNLAWLQEPLVHLHWYEKEVRAGRKVGHLNLNHPDPTALAAALQGLTPRLPPEYASGIAWAVGKLA
- the purE gene encoding 5-(carboxyamino)imidazole ribonucleotide mutase — protein: MSSNAAPARIAIVMGSKSDWATLQFAAEVLNSLSVPCHIEVVSAHRTPDKLFSFAESAADNGFQVIIAGAGGAAHLPGMLAAKTLVPVLGVPVQSAALSGVDSLYSIVQMPRGIPVGTLAIGKAGAANAALLAAQILAIHDPALAQRLAEWRQAQTDEVLNHPDPREDA
- the lpxH gene encoding UDP-2,3-diacylglucosamine diphosphatase — its product is MSRTLFIADLHLCQEEPAITAGFLRFLQREAPQADALYILGDLFEAWIGDDDPNPLHAEIAAALLAVRQQGVPVWFIHGNRDFLLGHRFAHASGMTLLPEEQLLELYGKRILIMHGDTLCTDDANYQRFRQKVHQRWLQKLFLALPLFIRQRIAARMRADSQQANRHKSEAIMDVNAAAVQDAFERYQAQWLIHGHTHRPAVHSLNLKGEVVERVVLGAWHQQGSMIQVDAQGVSLISFPF
- the ppiB gene encoding peptidylprolyl isomerase B, giving the protein MVTFQTNHGDIVIKTFDDKAPATVKNFLDYCREGFYDNTIFHRVINGFMIQGGGFEPGMKQKNTKEEIRNEANNGLKNTRGTLAMARTSAPHSATAQFFINVADNDFLNFRDESLQGWGYCVFAEVVEGMDVVEKIKAVSTGRSGMHQDVPKEDVVIQKVTVSE
- the cysS gene encoding cysteine--tRNA ligase, which codes for MLKIFNTLTRQKEEFKPIHAGSVGMYVCGITVYDLCHIGHGRTFVAFDVVARYLRYCGYSLKYVRNITDIDDKIIKRANEQGESVEALTNRMIAEMHADFAALNILPPDLEPRATRHIDEIIELVSKLIAREHAYVASNGDVMFAVDSDPQYGCLSRQDLEQLQAGARVEVADVKRNPMDFVLWKMSKADEPSWPSPWGAGRPGWHIECSAMNCKQLGEHFDIHGGGSDLMFPHHENEIAQSTCAHDGPYVNYWMHSGMVMVDREKMSKSLNNFFTVRDVLQHYDAETVRYFLMSGHYRSQLNYGEDNLKQARAALERLYTALRHTDANAAVAGGEAFEARFRAAMDDDFNTPEAYSVLFDLAREVNRLKSEDSAAANGLAARLRQVASVMGLLEQDPEQFLQSGAQTNDDEVAEIEALIKQRLEARQAKDWAMADHARDRLNEMGIVLEDGPQGTTWRRK
- the ybcJ gene encoding ribosome-associated protein YbcJ, whose product is MATFSLGKHPHVDLCDLLKLEGWVESGAMAKSLIADGYVSVDGAVETRKRCKILAGQTVEFDGNRVTVTA
- the folD gene encoding bifunctional methylenetetrahydrofolate dehydrogenase/methenyltetrahydrofolate cyclohydrolase FolD, coding for MAAKIIDGKTIAQQVRLEVAEKVKQRLANGKRAPGLAVVLVGENPASQIYVANKRRACEEVGFVSRAYNLPATTSEAELLDLIDALNNDGEIDGILVQLPLPAGIDNTKVLERITPDKDVDGFHPYNVGRLCQRAPKLRPCTPRGIVTLLERYNIDTYGLNAVVVGASNIVGRPMSMELLLAGCTTTVTHRFTKDLRHHIEHADLLIVAVGKPGFIPGEWIKPGAIVIDVGINRLESGKVVGDVDFDAASERASYITPVPGGVGPMTVATLIENTLKACEEYHDSEGA